The Arachis ipaensis cultivar K30076 chromosome B03, Araip1.1, whole genome shotgun sequence region TTAACAAGGGGTCCAGAACTCAGAAACCCAACCGAGAACAACAGCAACTAAGAGGCAGTCACCACACTCAATGAACACCGCAGCCAATCAACCACTCACAGTGATACATCAACCGAATCCACAATTCACACAACTGCTAAAACTATTCAATCCAAGGGCtcactttttaatttgaatatggaagCAAAAGTGGTGTTGATTTCGGATATGGGGGATAGTTTCAGTGAAACAGAACTCGGACCATGCGAGTTCTCCGTcagtaaaaaaattgaaaacaacaaACAACTCGGAGGGTCCGTTTTCTGGCTTCCGAAATTCATATTTGTCCAACCACAAGTCGGACCATGCGATTTCTTAaggaaaattttaaaatcaaacaactcACAtgatccgatttgtgtactcccacAAGTCGGAGTCTGaattttttttcaactttttaaacacaaatcggatggtccgatttgtgtactcccacaattttaaaaaacaccaaaaattaccaTGTTAAAGTATAGCACTCATTTTGCttccatatcaaaattttttagccaAAAAACCTTCCTGGTGCTTTTCAATAAAGTCTTGTCATATCCAAGTGGATGACATCACTGCAGCAGAATACTGATCTAAAGTTTCTGCATGAGTCCCAACCTGCTATTCCCACTGCAGCAATCAAAGGGGTGGACAACCCCCTCATCAGTAAAAAGGGCAACACCAAATATCGCTGGTAACCCTAGCCCAGTTTTACAAGAGTTGACTCAGAAGTAGATTCCGAAAATAGTTCTCCTTCCCTCTTGTAAGAAGCCATTCTAATGAGATATATACATCCCTACCGTATTTTCTGATTACTAAAGAAAGTGAAAATGGTTAGACATAACACACCTAGAGACTTGCTACATCAACAGAAGAAATGAATTAATATTAATAGACTCTAAATGGATAACATTAAGTAAAAATATTGCTGGTGACACCAGAAAGCACCACAATTCACAAGGGCATCCAAAATTTTAGATATAGAAGCAAAAGCAAGTTGAAATTACATAACCAAAGTCACTAGCAAGCACATACACTAGGAATTTAATTAAAACAAAGAAAGGCGTAAGATGATGACTCTTTAATCATTTAAAAAAAGGATGATGGCTCAATTTCTGTAACTATTCACTCAAATCTACCTCACAGTTACAATATCATCGATCTTCAGAATCATCCGCACACACTCTGTAGCCAAGGTGATTGCACTCGTGCTTACCAGCAGTGGCTGCACCACATTCTCCTCCAAGATGTTGGTAATCTGACCCTTCCTCACATTGATTCCGGCATTGATCTCTCCCTGCGCGTGCCGATTCCTCAGCTCAGTCACAATTGCAATGGGATTCAAACCTGCATTCTCAGCCAAAGTATAAGGAATGACTTCGAGCGCCTCAGCAAAAGCTCTAACACAGTAACCCTCCATCCCATGCAAAACCTTAGCCCAGGCACCAAGTTGCCTTGAAAGCTCAATCTCGGGAGCACCGCCACCAGCAATCAGAAACCTCTTGGCAACCAAACACCTAACAACACACAAAGCATCATGCAGACTCCTGTCCGCCTCATCCAGCACCAGCTGGTTGGACCCGCGAACAAGCACGGTAGTGGTCTTCCCCATATCCTTAATCCCAGTAATCTTCACAATCTTACCATCCCCAAGCGAAACCTCCTCCACAAGGTCAGCATGGCCCAACTTTTCAGCCCGGAAGTGCTCAATGTTGGCAATGGGCAAGCAATTCAAAGTTTTGGTAATAAACTCAATGTCATCCCTCTCAACATCCTTAATCACCAAAATCTTAGCTTTAGCAAGGTAATGCAAAGACAAATCAGTAACAGCATCTCTCAGAATACTCTTCTGAATCAACAACACATTACAGCCAGTAGACTTAATCTTCTTAATCATGCCCAAAATATAGCTCCTCTCTTCCTTCAGAATCCTATCCATCTGAGAGTAATCACTCACCACTATACTCTGCTCAATGTCGGTCTTAGGGGGCGAAATCTGGAACTGAATGACAGCGATCTTGGCATTCTCCATGCGGGTAGGTCCACCGGCAGCATGGCTGACCTTCTTGTCAAAAACGAGACCCTTCACAAGTTCAGTATCGTCGACTGTTCCGCCAAGCTTCTTGACGATCTTGATGTCGCGGAGGTCGACCATGTCAGGGGTGGCAGGGTCTACAACGGAGAGCACGGAGTCGACGGCGAGAGGGGCGAGGAGCGTCGAGTACTGGCTGACAACCTTACTGTTTAGCGAAGTGCTGGCAGACTTGACGAGGGAGTCCTTGTCGGAGAGCTCGACGGGGACAGCCATGGCGGAGAGAACGTCGAGGGCCTTCAGCGAGGCCTTGTGGAGGGAATCTGAGATGACGGTGGGGTGGATGCCGTGTGAGAGAAGGATTAGACACTGCTCGAGGAGTGCGCCGGCGATGACGACAACGGTGGTAGTGCCGTCTCCGGCGGCAGAGTCCTGTGACTTGGAGAGCTCAACGAGCATCTTCGCGGCGGGCTGGAGGACCTGCATCTTGTTGAGTATGGTGGCGCCGTCGTTGGTGATGATGACCTCATCGGAGGAAGTGGAGATCATCTTGTCCATGCCTTTGGGGCCAAGGGAGGTCCTGACGGCACTGGCGACGGCGCGTGCAGCGACAATGTTAGCATGGCGGATGTCCTCCTTGCGCTTGTTGTCGACGTAGGACTCCGTCTTGGAGGAACGGTGCTGCTGAGGGGCTGTGACTGCCGCCATTGTTGAGTGAGCGAGCGAGTGAGTGGGAACCCTAGTATGAGAGTGATGAAATGGGGAAAAAGTGAAAACCCTAGATTTGGGATTCAGACTTCTTTTTTCTTCTGTTGAGCGGGGTTTATGTCTTCACTCTTCTGGGAGCCGCGATTTATTcggttttttcactttttctagACTCTTTCAGTTTCACTTCATCATTTTaatgattattgattattgattattgtatatataaaaggaaaagtctaggggcaagcaactttttcaaattctgaccagtatgtaaccagcaaaaaaaagtgagtcattggatgaaattccacaccaatctcacaccattaaaaccatcattgatggctatttgatggctacaaatgcCAAAAGTTACTACTCCATAACACTCCTCTATATAAAATCTGGATAAAAGTTTTaagattttgattaatttttctttcaatttttttcctatctatcttttgaattttgtaaaaataaaaacacttaGGATAAATGAtcctcataaaaaaaattcaggcaactcaataaaaaataaaaaatttgttgtaaaaaaaaaaataactctttattattctaatttttcGAATTTCAAAACTACAAATACAAATAGTTAACttgagttttttttttgtgactaaatagTTAACTTGAGTTAGTTTATATTGTAGTTAGTTTCTAAATTTTGTCTTAAATTTAACAGGAGTAATTTGCATATTGAATAGCTAATAACATTCTATTTTAATTTGTAAATAAATTAATTCATCAAATATCATCAATGTAAAAGTTTTTCCTTTAATTCTAGAGtattaattattgattgttaatatttaaaagattgaaaaagaaattattacATAAAAAGTTTAGTTGTGTTTTTTTaatacacaaaaaaatatatcacTTAACTAATAATGTTATAACATTCACATCACTCATTTTATTATATCAACTTTAATAATAGGACAACATTAAATCTGCTTAAAAACTTCTTGAGATATAAATCAAACGTTTGAAACATTAAAAACTAACTTAGAATTTAGTCCAAACATTatgaattaaaataatattttatttcaaattattaGAATAAACCATAAAAAATACACCTAAATTTGTATAGTTGTTGTATCATCACTCTAAAAAAAACACTTGTgtacataatcaataataaaatttaaagcaaAAAATTCGATTTTCCAAAAAAACCCTGAAACTCACTGTAAACAACAATAGTAGAAGTGACTCATCAAGAACTTCGGTGTATCGGAGCCATTGAAGCCGTCATAGATTCTCACGAACAACCAATTCTATTACTCTGACATCACCACATGCACACAATCCTCTCCCGCATTCTCCAGCGTCCACTACACATTACTCTGCCGCTATAGCCCTTTCCCTCCTTGACTCCTTCAGTCTTCGACGGATCTTCCTTCCTCCTGACGAAATTCAGCATGGACACACCCCAAGGCTGCTTCATCTCCAAAAGGCTTCTTTAGTGGAATGCCTTAAGACCGGAGATCCTCTTCTTCCATTCCTTCTTCACGTACAAGCTGTCCAGCAACACTAAATAAGTTTGAAATGGACGAAAGCACCGAAAATGAACTTGAAAGTGAATTTGGTGTGGATTGGGAAGAAATGGAGAAAAGGGGAAAAGGGAAAACAATTGGAATAAAAAAGTGAGTTAGTGGAAGAAAAGATGTAtgataaaaatgagaaaaaaagaagaacaaatgatgaagataaaaagaaaaaagaataaatgaTAAAGATGAAGAgttaaaaattagaattttataattATGTATAAATCAATTTGAACATTTTAAACATATTTGAaatactaatttgaattaaattttattgtttgttTNNNNNNNNNNNNNNNNNNNNNNNNNNNNNNNNNNNNNNNNNNNNNNNNNNNNNNNNNNNNNNNNNNNNNNNNNNNNNNNNNNNNNNNNNNNNNNNNNNNNNNNNNNNNNNNNNNNNNNNNNNNNNNNNNNNNNNNNNNNNNNNNNNNNNNNNNNNNNNNNNNNNNNNNNNNNNNNNNNNNNNNNNNNNNNNNNNNNNNNNNNNNNNNNNNNNNNNNNNNNNNNNNNNNNNNNNNNNNNNNNNNNNNNNNNNNNNNNNNNNNNNNNNNNNNNNNNNNNNNNNNNNNNNNNNNNNNNNNNNNNNNNNNNNNNNNNNNNNNNNNNNNNNNNNNNNNNNNNNNNNNNNNNNNNNNNNNNNNNNNNNNNNNNNNNNNNNNNNNNNNNNNNNNNNNNNNNNNNNNNNNNNNNNNNNNNNNNNNNNNNNNNNNNNNNNNNNNNNNNNNNNNNNNNNNNNNNNNNNNNNNNNNNNNNNNNNNNNNNNNNNNNNNNNNNNNNNNNNNNNNNNNNNNNNNNNNNNNNNNNNNNNNNNNNNNNNNNNNNNNNNNNNNNNNNNNNNNNNNNNNNNNNNNNNNNNNNNNNNNNNNCCTGaaaatttcagagattatttaaGACATtagcttttaaaaattaaaatatatattaaaaataatgtgTAAATATTCCGAAAGGTAGTAGGGATGAACGGCGAAGCTAAAACCCCCAAAAAGTCCTGAAGCGAGTTGGGGGCGTTACAGCGGAGCTCACTTCAACTGTCTCTGCAACCATGTTACAGAGCTACTTCAGATTCAGACTCACAACCACAACCGCCATGTCCCTCAGGCCTCTCAGGCCCTCTCTTCCTTCCGCCACGTCCCACTTAATTGGCCTCAGGGCCTTTCACCTCCGCCCCACCATAGCCTCTCATCTTCGTCTCCGCCCATGCTCCGTGGCGCCAACCGGGCCGGTTGAGCTGGAATGGAACGACAGGCAGCGCTTCAAGCAGAGAACCGTTGCTCTGCCGTTTTGGCGTCAACGCAACTCCAATTACGGCCGTTTTGCCTACCAAGACTTCTCCAGTGATGATGAATCCGACGTGGAACTTGCCTCTTCACGCTCTCCGGCTCAGCAACAAATGGTTTGTTTCCATTCATAAGGCGACTATCTGTTTTTCATTGCGATACATGAAAGCCACTTAATAAGAGTtatgatattttattttagaaaaaaatcagGTGAATTGAATTTGTTGCAGCCGTGTGTATTCTCTGTACTTGAGTCTTGAAATTCCTCGGTTGAATACAAAGATTTTCCGTAATTCTCAAAGTGATGGAAAAACTTATTTTATGCTTACAGAGAGAGTGCATCTATTTGCTTTGCTGGTGGACTTCAATTTGGATAATCTGATACTTTGCAAGgggtaaattttaatttatggaTATATTGTTTTGCCTGACAAAGGAAGTTGCTTGCTGGTTGTTAGGGAGAGTCGACTCTTGAAAACATTGATGAGTGGAGATGGAAGCTGACCATGCTTCTTCGCAATAACGAGGAGCAAGAAGTTGTGTCCAGGGAGAAAAAGGACCGGCGTGATTATGAGCAACTTTCAGCTTTAGCTACCAGAATGGATCTATACAGGTACCTTAATGTTATCATTATTTATAGGTTTTCTCAATTCTGTTTGTTAAATTCTGAACAAAATTACCCTGGGCAGCCGACAATATGCAAGAGTTGTTGTCTTTAGTAAAGCACCTCTGCCAAATTACCGCCCTGATTTGGATGATAAGCGTCCACAAAGAGAGGTATCACATTGCATTGATGTTTTctgttcttttccttttatttatgcACTAAGAGTTATTAACAAACACCAGCCTTATTAATTGTTTTAACACTTTAAAAAGTTGTGATGTTTGGTAAATTCTTTATCCTCTTGCATGTTCATGCTCTGATTGACTGATTTTTCTGTGCTCTTGCAGGTAATCTTACCTTTTGGTGTTCATAGAGAAGTAGATACTCATCTCCGTGCCCATCTTTCACAAAAGCCTACAAAAAGGCTAGGTTCTTTTGATGATTCTTTGCATAGATCAAGTGATGCTGGAAGTATTCACACCAATGACGGGATTTATGAGAAGCCAGTGCCTAGGATCCATAATTCTGTTGTCAAGGAGAAAATCCTTCAGCGAAGAAGTTTGGAACTGCGTAATAAGCAAGAGGATTGGCAGGTTTATTAACCCTATCTAAATTGCATCTTATTTGCCAGTATATTCTTAGTTGGCATTTAAAGAGTGTTGCGTGTTCTTTTTTGAATATCTTCCAGTATTTAATTTGTGGATTTTGGGTTCCGGcaataaaaacatttttattgCTGGTTCAATTCAAGTCTCATTCGTATTGTGAGTGCAACTTTACGAAATCTAAGTACAATTAACGACCTTATTGGTCTAGCCCTGATCGTTATTGTAATAATGATATCTATTATGTTTGAATACATTTTTAATGAGTAATAGTTCTTATATTAACAAATTTAAAAAGTTGTTTGTTTCATTGTAGTTCTTTTGACTGGAGTGTAATGAGCAATAGTTGAATATTCTAGATGTTTGTGAGTTTTGATTCATGTTATCTGGTTTCTGAGCTTGATGACTTATGATTTGAGATGTTTGTTGATCTTCTCTATCTGTGAAAATTTGTGTGTATAAATGTCCTTGTACAATTTTAGCTTTTAGAAATTTATAACAGATGCTGGTTTATCCGTAGGGGTCTCCTGACGGGCAAAGGATGCTCGAATTTCGTAGAAGTCTTCCTGCATTCAAAGAGAAAGATGCATTTTTGAAAGTCATTTCAGATAATCAGGTGAAAAGGGAAAAATGTATCCCATGTGTTATGTAATGCTGTCACTGTCATATTACAATTTTTTCTGAGATTCATGCTTTGTTAGCACTGGAACCACAGTTACAAATTTAGTTTAGGGCTGTGAAGTGAGTAATGACTTGTAACAATGCAGCTATCCGTGATCGATTGTATGACTGTGACACGTTTGGAGAGGCATAGACACTGGAACATACATTTCTGGACAACATACATAATAGAGACTAATTTAGTTGTATAAGGTGCTATCAATCAGATCATGAATGGATGATATTCAATCTGATCAGCAAAATTTACCACAATAAAATACTCtgaataatgttttttttttaaatgttatagAGGTTAGTTATCAAATTGGCACAAGTTATAATTTCTTAGCAAGCTATAATTCAGAATTCGTGACATAAGTTGCAAATTTTTTTCTTATGTAGGACCATTTATTGCTGAGACTATGAATCCTGATATGCTTTTATTGAATGATAGTTTATATTAATTGGTGTTATTAATGAAAATTTGCAGGTCATTGTTGTCTCAGGTGAAACTGGTTGTGGTAAGACCACACAACTTCCCCAGTACATACTAGAATCTGAGATTGAAGCTGGACGTGGTGCTGGATGTAACATAATTTGTACTCAGCCTAGAAGAATATCTGCTATGTCTGTTTCTGAAAGAGTTGCAGCAGAACGTGGGGAGAAATTGGGAGAATCTGTTAGTTTGTGAATCTTTTGGGCTTTCTCGTTCTTGAAGTATCTGTTATACTTATGACTACTTATTAACTTATATTATCTAATTTGTCCTTCTGAAGGTTGGCTACAAAGTTCGGTTGGAGGGTATGAAAGGAAGGGATACTCGTCTTCTTTTTTGTACCACAGGTGTATTATTGAGGAGACTACTAGTGGATAGGACTCTAAATGGTGTAACTCATGTTGTTGTTGATGAAATTCATGAACGCGGAATGAATGAAGGTAGCCATATATAACATGTATATTCCAGTGTTGTTGATTGCGATACAAGTTTACTTACCACTGGTTTTCACTTTTGTCAGATTTTCTTTTGATTGTCCTGAAGGAGCTTCTTCCTCGCCGTCCTGATTTGAGATTAATTTTGATGAGTGCAACCTTAAATGCTGAGCTTTTCTCTTCCTACTTTGATGGTGCTCCAACTATGCACATTCCTGTAAGCTCCAGACACAAACAGCTTATACCATATTCACTTTCTCTAAAAAAAGTTCGTTTATAAAATAGAGACAGCTCTTTTTTCAGTCAGGTCTCAGTAGTAGTTGCTTGTTAAATATTTCACGAAGTGTCATGCATAGATTTCTCATTTTGCTTATAGTTATCTTTAAAAATACCcttctccttttgattttatGGCCTGTGAAATTATAGGGTTTTACATATCCAGTCCGAGCACGTTTTCTGGAGGATATTCTGGAAGTGACTGGATATCGGTTGAATCCTTATAATCAAATTGATGACTATGGTCAAGAAAAAACATGGAAAATGCAGAAACAAGCTCTAGCTTTCCGGAAAAGAAAGAGCCAAATTGCTTCTGCTGTTGAGGTGCGTAACTTGCTGTAACATTCTTGCTTTTTTAGCTATTCTTTTTGGGCTAATTCTGTTCATTTCTCTGAGTTTGTTTAGGATGCACTAGAAGTTGCAGACTTCAATGGATATAGTCTACGCACTCGGGAGTCATTGTCCTGCTGGTGCCCTGACTCACTTGGTTTTAACCTTATTGAACATGTGCTTTCTCACATTGTCAAGAATGAAAGGCCAggtgctgttttggtttttatGACTGGGTGGGATGACATAAACTCCTTGAAGGATAAGCTCCAAACTCATCCTTTGTTAGGAGATCCCAGCCGTGTCTTGCTTCTTGCATGTCATGGATCCATGGCCAGCACTGAGCAGGTAATGTTCATAGTAATAGGCTGGAAAGAAGCCAGCAAAAACAGTTTCCACAGTCTAGTTTGCGATTTAATTCAAGATATCAAAGTGCTATATAGTTCCCCTCATAAGCTTATTGAGGGTAAATATTGTATTAAAAATGGGTTGTTTCTTTTACTGGCTGTGGggaacatttttttttttcagattatttGATTGTAGAAGGGGAGATATTTCAAAATGCAACTTGGAATCAAGAGTCTTGTAGAGCATGAATTTAATCTCATCCATTTACTGCTGCAATTGCGTATCTAAGGGACTTACTTTGTCACGCTTGCATTTATTTTGCTGCGGAAGATGGGGGAGTGTTGGATTTCATGTCATATTGAAGCGATTAACAATAACATCTGTGTGTCACCTTACATTTCTAGTCATATTTATGCATAGCAAtgtattttcttaaaattttgttTGCTTTcctgttttttcttttcttctgcagaGGTTGATATTTGAAAACCCTGAAGGTGGGGTGAGGAAAATTGTTCTGGCAACTAATATGGCTGAGACTAGTATTACCATCAATGATGTTGTCTTTGTGGTTGATTGTGGTAAAGCTAAAGAGACATCATATGATGCACTAAACAACACACCTTGTTTACTTCCATCTTGGATATCAAAAGCTGCTGCCCGGCaggtatttttttattgtttatttaattttgtggATATTGATTATTTACCCCTTTGAGGTTGAACATTGTCAGATTAAACTGGCTAAGGAAGACCTAGAAAAATTGAGAACAATGTTAGAAAAACCGTTGATCCGTATTTTTTCCTGAAATTTTGGTTTTTCATCGGGTAATAGGATCAGGATCAGCTGTATTTTCTTTACAACAAAAATCTAATAAGGTTAGATTGTAAATAATGTGTCAATTGGAACAGATGGAATTGTTGCTGTCACATGCATAGACATTCTTGTATAGTTTAGCTAACATACAGATGTGTATAGATTCACAATGTTTGATACTTTCGAAATTACTTCTTGTTATGAAGTATATGGATTTGCTTATTTCGGTTGCTTAAAAGGTTTCAATTTCTTTTCTTTAGAGAAGAGGAAGGGCTGGTCGTGTTCAACCTGGTGAATGCTACCATCTATATCCCAGATGTGTTTATGATGCTTTTGCTGATTATCAATTACCAGAACTTTTGAGAACACCTTTGCAGTCCTTATGTTTGCAAATCAAAAGTTTACAACTTGGAAGCATATCTGAATTCTTAGCTAGAGCTCTCCAGCCACCAGAGCCGCTATCGGTAAAAATTCATTGTGCATATTTTTGGAACTTGTGCTGAAATACGATGGTTGTTAATTAACTTCGTTACCAGTGACTTGTATACATAAATTTTAATACATGTTCAACTTatataagttttattttatttaattaattgtaTTGTCAATTAATTTGATTCTGCAGGTTCAAAATGCTGTTGAGTATCTGAAGATTATTGGGGCCTTGGATGACAATGAAAATTTGACAGTTCTAGGTAGAAGAACTAGTACTTTATTGTTTCTTGCTCTCAACTTCCCTTCCCATTTATTCTTCCAACAAAGTTTCTCCTGTCATGGGTTTATCCAAGCTCTTCTTTTTTAATATTACATTTAGCTATATAAGACAACTGCTGATATTGTCATATTGATTTGTTACTTTCCAGGGCGCAAGTTGTCAATGCTTCCTGTTGAGCCCAAACTCGGCAAAATGCTCATTCTCGGCGCTATCTTCAACTGTTTGGATCCCATAATGACTGTTGTTGCTGGTCTTAGTGTAAGGGATCCATTTGTGATGCCGGCTGACAAGAAGGATGTAAGTCACCATGACTATCGTTTTCCCTTGACATTGGATGTAAATCTTGCTAGAAAAAT contains the following coding sequences:
- the LOC107631777 gene encoding T-complex protein 1 subunit delta → MAAVTAPQQHRSSKTESYVDNKRKEDIRHANIVAARAVASAVRTSLGPKGMDKMISTSSDEVIITNDGATILNKMQVLQPAAKMLVELSKSQDSAAGDGTTTVVVIAGALLEQCLILLSHGIHPTVISDSLHKASLKALDVLSAMAVPVELSDKDSLVKSASTSLNSKVVSQYSTLLAPLAVDSVLSVVDPATPDMVDLRDIKIVKKLGGTVDDTELVKGLVFDKKVSHAAGGPTRMENAKIAVIQFQISPPKTDIEQSIVVSDYSQMDRILKEERSYILGMIKKIKSTGCNVLLIQKSILRDAVTDLSLHYLAKAKILVIKDVERDDIEFITKTLNCLPIANIEHFRAEKLGHADLVEEVSLGDGKIVKITGIKDMGKTTTVLVRGSNQLVLDEADRSLHDALCVVRCLVAKRFLIAGGGAPEIELSRQLGAWAKVLHGMEGYCVRAFAEALEVIPYTLAENAGLNPIAIVTELRNRHAQGEINAGINVRKGQITNILEENVVQPLLVSTSAITLATECVRMILKIDDIVTVR
- the LOC107631776 gene encoding DExH-box ATP-dependent RNA helicase DExH3 (The sequence of the model RefSeq protein was modified relative to this genomic sequence to represent the inferred CDS: added 77 bases not found in genome assembly) — protein: MLQSYFRFRLTTTTAMSLRPLRPLRPSLPSATSHLIGLRAFHLRPTIASHLRLRPCSVAPTGPVELEWNDRQRFKQRTVALPFWRQRNSNYGRFAYQDFSSDDESDVELASSRSPAQQQMGESTLENIDEWRWKLTMLLRNNEEQEVVSREKKDRRDYEQLSALATRMDLYSRQYARVVVFSKAPLPNYRPDLDDKRPQREVILPFGVHREVDTHLRAHLSQKPTKRLGSFDDSLHRSSDAGSIHTNDGIYEKPVPRIHNSVVKEKILQRRSLELRNKQEDWQGSPDGQRMLEFRRSLPAFKEKDAFLKVISDNQVIVVSGETGCGKTTQLPQYILESEIEAGRGAGCNIICTQPRRISAMSVSERVAAERGEKLGESVGYKVRLEGMKGRDTRLLFCTTGVLLRRLLVDRTLNGVTHVVVDEIHERGMNEDFLLIVLKELLPRRPDLRLILMSATLNAELFSSYFDGAPTMHIPGFTYPVRARFLEDILEVTGYRLNPYNQIDDYGQEKTWKMQKQALAFRKRKSQIASAVEDALEVADFNGYSLRTRESLSCWCPDSLGFNLIEHVLSHIVKNERPGAVLVFMTGWDDINSLKDKLQTHPLLGDPSRVLLLACHGSMASTEQRLIFENPEGGVRKIVLATNMAETSITINDVVFVVDCGKAKETSYDALNNTPCLLPSWISKAAARQRRGRAGRVQPGECYHLYPRCVYDAFADYQLPELLRTPLQSLCLQIKSLQLGSISEFLARALQPPEPLSVQNAVEYLKIIGALDDNENLTVLGRKLSMLPVEPKLGKMLILGAIFNCLDPIMTVVAGLSVRDPFVMPADKKDLAESAKAQFSARDYSDHLALVRAYEGWKEAEAQQAGYEYCWRNFLSSQTLRAIDSLRKQFFYLLKDIGLVDHNSETYSRLSPEEHLVRAVICAGLFPGVSSVVNKDKSIALKTMEDGQVLLYGNSVNGSVPKIPYPWLVFNEKVKVNAVFLRDSTGISDSVLLLFGGNVSRGGLDGHLKMLGGYLEFFMKPELANTYLRLKGELEELIQKKLLDPMFDTQSHDELLSAVRLVISEDHCDGRFVFGRRATPAPKVKEATNSKSSAGVEAENFKNQLQTLLNRAGHEVPTYKTRQLKNNQFRSTVIFNGLDFVGQPCSNKKQAEKSAAAEALLWLKGDMHSSRDVASHMSVLLKKSNKKDKKTSSKRAKWS